From the genome of Streptomyces sp. NBC_01304:
CTCGTAGGGGCCCAGGGGGCTCTTCGTTGTTCTGTGCATGGTTGTTCTGTGCAGCACAAAACCCGGTCCGGCGCGACTGGGTCGCGTTGCCCGGACCGGGCAGGGTGCGCAAGCTATACGGACAGCGTCAAGCCCCGCGGCGCTGCGACGAAGGGCCGGACTCGTCGGAGTCCTCGTCTTCGTCCTCGTTGTAGAGATCCGCGTACTGGGAGTACGGGTCGTCTTCCTCGTCGTCGTCTTCGAACGGCTCGCCATTCGGCGGCTGCTGCGAAGTCGAAGCGCCCAGCTCATTGGCCAGACGCGACAGGTCAGTCCCGCCGCTGCTGTACTTCAGCTGGCGGGCGACCTTGGTCTGCTTGGCCTTTGCCCGGCCGCGCCCCATGGCTCGACCCCCTTGGATATGGGGCTCGGCGGCCCCAGAGTCTTGACACGCGTTCATGATTCAGAACGGGCTCTCCTTGGAGAGACCGGTCCGTAGGGCTTCAACGGTACCTGCTTCGGCGGCCATACGGTACGCCGCCCACAGGACGCGCCTGGGTCCAACACCTGCGAGAAGCCCCGTCCTCGCTGGTCAACACCGATTTTAACCTCTTCTTTGCGGGCGACCCGCCGACGAGCGTGAGGCTTGTCTCTCCTCGCGCCTCCGCCGAGCGCCGACGGGCCGCCCCGGGCGTCACGCGCGGCGGGCCGCGGCCGCCTCAGCCATGCGGTGCTCGGCGATCCGGTCGGCCGCAGCGGCCGGCGGAATGCCGTCCATCTTCGCGCGAGCGAATATGGCCAGCGTGGTGTCGTAGATCTTCGAAGCCTTCGCCTTGCAGCGGTCGAAGTCGAAGCCGTGCAGCTCGTCGGCGACCTGGATCACGCCGCCGGCGTTCACCACGTAGTCCGGGGCATAGAGGATCCCGCGGTCGGCGAGGTCCTTCTCGACGCCGGGGTGGGCGAGCTGGTTGTTGGCCGCGCCGCACACCACCCTCGCCGTGAGCACCGGGACGGACTCGTCGTTGAGGGCGCCGCCGAGTGCGCAGGGGGCGTAGATGTCGAGGCCCTCGACGCGGATCAGCGCCTCGGTGTCGACGACGGAGGTGACCTTGCCGGGGTGCCGGTCGAGGATCCGCTGGACGGATTCCGCGCGCACGTCGGTGATGACGACCTCGGCGCCCTCCTCCACCAGGTGCTCGACCAGGTGGTGGCCGACCTTGCCGACGCCGGCGATGCCGACCTTGCGGCCGCGCAGCGTCGGGTCGCCCCACAGGTGCTGGGCGCTGGCGCGCATGCCCTGGTAGACGCCGTACGCGGTGAGCACGGAGGAGTCGCCGGCGCCGCCGTTCTCGGGGGAGCGGCCGGTGGCCCACTGGCACTCGCGGGCGACGACGTCCATGTCGGCGACGTACGTGCCGACGTCGCACGCGGTGACGTACCGGCCGCCGAGCGAGGCCACGAACCGGCCGTAGGCCAGCAGCAGTTCCTCGCTCTTCAGGATGTCCGGGTCGCCGATGATCACGGCCTTGCCGCCGCCGTGGTCGAGGCCGGCCATGGCGTTCTTGTACGACATCCCGCGGGCGAGGTTGAGCGCGTCGGCGACGGCCTCTTCCTCGCTCGCGTACGGGTAGAAGCGCGTGCCGCCGAGGGCCGGGCCCAGGGCGGTGCTGTGGATGGCGATGACGGCCTTGAGGCCACTGGCTCTGTCCTGGCAGAGCACGACTTGCTCGTGCCCCCCTTGGTCCGACCGGAACAGGGTGTGCAGGACGCTCTCAGTCACTTCGGTCACTGTGGTGACTCCCATGTGTGTAGCGCGGTTTGAAGCAGCCCTCGTGCGGGTGGCGACGGCTGTGGGCAAGAGCGTATGACCTCGATGCCCTGTCCATCCGACAAGTGCTCCGGATCACTCTCTCGCGAAGGGCGGTCATGGGACGATTCGCAGGGTTTTCCCGTCGCTGTGCAGGGGAGGGAGCAGGCGTGCCCAAGGTGTCGTCCGTGTGTGTCCCGTACGCGTCGTATCTGCGCGTGTACGAGCCGCTGGCCGCCTTCCCCGAGCCCGAGCGCACCCACTGGGCGCGCTATGCGGAGCGCGCCCAGCACCCTTCGTACCAAGATGAACTACAGCGTTCCTTGAGGGACTTGCTGCCCACGCCGCCCATTCCGGTTCCGGTGCACGAGAGCGCGGACGCGTTCGTCGCGACGATCGACGGGGTGCTGTGCGTGTGCCCCTGGCGGACCCGGCTGCGCGGCTGGCAGGCGCTCGGCGATCTGGCGGAGCAGTTCCCGCTGCCGGTCCTGGACGCGGTGCTGCCCCCGGTGGTGCGCCGGCAGGCGGCCGCGGACTACGACGACTGGCGGGAGCGGAATCCGGACGCCCGGCCCTGGATCCGTACGTCGACGTGGCAGGTCCCGCTGAACTGGTTCGTGCTCGTCTCGGACGAGGAGCGGGAGTACGAGCCCAAGACGGCCGGCGACGAGGGGTGCCCGGCGCCGCTCCTGCGCTACCGGACGCCGATGGTGCAGGCCAGGCGGCGGGTGGCGCGCGCACTGAAGGCGCTCAAGGACGCGATCGACGAGGGTCCGCTGATCGACGGCCTGGTGGATGTGGGGCGATGGCTCGAGGAGTTCCATCCCCGCTCGCTGGTCGAGCTCGACTACGGCGGCCTGGTGCACGCCCTGAGCGCGGATGATCTTGACGAGGACCACTCGGCGGCGGATGTCGCCGAGGGCATCGAGGCGCTGCGCGACGGGGACGGCGAAGCGGCCGGCGAGGCGTATGCGCGACTTATGGAACGGTGGCGTGCGGTCCGCGACCGGCAGTTCGCCAGCTAGGCAAATCGGGACATCTTGCCCATTTCCCGGCCTTTGGTGTGTGACGGGTGGGGCTATGGTCGGTGAACCGCCAGGACGTAGGTCCCGATCCGGGCTTTCGGGTCAAGCGTGACGGACCGCACTTACATCGCCCTTGCCTTCTTCGCCTTCCCTCGTGCCAAAATAGGACAAGGAGTCCGGGGAGGACTCCTTCCGTCCAGCTTTGGGCGGAGTGCTTGGCATTGCACTCTTATTGGGGGGCCTGATGACTCCTGATCACCATGTGACTGATCGTCACAGTGGCGTGACTGTCCGCTATGGGCGGGTCCATCGGCTTCCGTCGTTGATGGACACCTGAGAGGGCAATTCCATCGGTTTGGCCGACGCGGCTGGACAGATGGTGTAGTTGTAGTGCCGAGGACAAGCCGTTCGTCCTATAACCGACTCGACTCGCGTCCGCCATTTCGGGCAACGCGGGTCAAGGTGCAGAATTTAGAGGAATGAACCGAGAAGGTTCGGTTCTCCCGAGGAGGCCGCTCATGACCGCTCGCACCCCTGATGCCGAGCCGCTGCTGACCCCCGCTGAGGTCGCCACGATGTTCCGCGTCGACCCCAAGACGGTCACGCGCTGGGCGAAGGCCGGCAAGCTCACGTCCATCCGCACGCTGGGTGGACACCGTCGATACCGCGAGGCTGAGGTCCGCGCACTGCTTGCGGGCATTCCGCAGCAGCGCAGCGAGGCCTGATTCAAGCCTGGCACCTGCATAAACCGGGCTTTTCCGGGTCCCCCAACTCGGTGATGCCCACCTGAAGCTCCATGGACGGGGGCCTGCCCCAACAGGCTCCGCACCCGCACCACTGGGTACGTCTCAAAGATCGCGCTGGACTCCGCCGGGTCCAGCGCGATCTTTTTTGTGCGCCGACTGACCTGGTGGTTGGTGTCCTGTGGGTCTCTGAGGGGGTCTGTGGGATGTCCGCCGGAGCTGTTCGGAGGTGTCCGGTCGAGGTGCCGGACGGAGGTCTCCGGAGTCCGTCGGACCCCCTCAGAAGGTGGTGCAATTGCACATATTAAATTGGCCCCTTGTAGGACGGGTGTAAGTGTGGGGGTTTCCCAAACTCGTTCGGTGACACCCGTCACATGTCGTGACGCTTGTGGCATATGACGTTGCTGCGCTAGTGGGGCTGGAGGAACGTATCGCTCGCCAACTTCAGCTTCCCACTCGTGAGATGAGCCGCCAGGCGCCTTTGGTCACGCGTCGGCAGGACTTTCGTCCTCCGCTGCCTCCTGGTCGCTCTGGGCGGCCGTCGAGGGCTCCATGGCGAGGCGGAGCAGCTGATGGCAGATGGGGCAGTGCCGGGTCAGGTGGCGGTACTCGGTGGCTGCGGCGAGATGGGCGCGAAGCAGTGCCCGCGTCTCGTGCCGTCGTGCGGAATCGGGCACGCGCCACCACCTCCTCGACCACCCGCCGGTTCTCCCCTAGTTGTGTGAGTACCGGCGGTACGTGCCGCAGTCAAGACGCACAGAAGGCCCCATCCGAACGGATGGGGCCTTCTGTCGATGCGGTCCTGACGGGATTTGAACCCGCGGCCTCCACCTTGACAGGGTGGCGAGCACTCCAAACTGCTCCACAGGACCAGGCTTTGCGGCGCTTCGTTTGTCGCGTTGCGCTGCGAGAACAGACTGTACAGCAGCGCGGGCCCGCGGGTCGAACTCACTTAATGCGACGTGATCGCTACGGCGCGAGGGCGTCGATCGCCTTCACGATGCGCTTGTCCGAGACGGGGTGCGCCGTGCCCAGGGCGTGCGCGAAGTAGCTGACCCGGAGCTCCTCGATCATCCAGCGGATGTCCAGGGCCGCCTGCGGGACCGGCCGGCCCTGCGGCAGTTGCTCCAGGAGCCAGGCGTACTCGTCCTGCATCTCGTGCACCTTCTCCATGCGCGAGGTGTCCCGCTGCACGGACGTCGGCATCTGCTGGAGCCTGCGGTCGGCTGCCACCAGGTACCGCATCAGGTCGGGCAGGCGACGCAGCCCCGTCTCCGTCACGAAGCCCGGCTTGACGAGGGCGTCGAGCTGGCTGCGTACGTCCGTCAGATTGGGGAGCAGCGCCGGGCTCTTCGTCGACTTCAGACGGCGTTCGGCGGACTGCCAGGCGGCCAGGACCTGCTGGGTCTGGCCGACCGTGCGGACCGTGGTGTCGACGAGGTCCGCCCGTACCTTCTCGTACAGCTTGCGGTACGACTCCTCGTCCCAGGCCGGCCCGCCGTGATCCGCGATCAGCTTGTCCGTGGCCGCCGTCGCGCAGTCGTCGACGAGAGCCTGGATGGAGCCGTGCGGATTGGCCGACAGGGTCAGCTTCGCCGCGTTGGACAGCTTGTCCGAGGCGAACTTGGCCGGGTTGACCGGGATGTTGAGGAGGATCAGGCGGCGGGTGCCGCGCCACATGGCCTGCTGCTGTTCGGCCTCGGTGTCGAAGAGGCGTACGGAGACGGATGTGCCGTCGTCCACCAGGGCCGGGTACGCCTTCACGGGCTGGCCCGCGCGACGCGTCTCGAAGACGCGCTTGAGGGTGCCGAGGGTCCAGTCGGTCAGGCCCTTGCGCTCGATCGCCTCGCCGCCCGAGCGCTCGGCGGTGGCCGCGGCGGCCTTGGAGATGGCCTGGCGGGCCTTCGGGCGCAGCTGGAGCCGCAGGGACTCCAGGTCCTTGGCCTCGGCGAGCTTCTTGCGCCGCTCGTCGACGATCCGGAACGTGATCTTCAAGTGGTCCGGTACGCGGGTCAGGTCGAAGTCGTCCGCCGAGACCGGGACGCCGACCATGCCCTTCAGCTCACGGGCGAGGGTCAGCGGCAGCGGCTCCTGCAGGGGCACGGCCCGGTCCAGGAAGGCCTTCGCGTAGTTCGGCGCCGGGACGTAATGGCGGCGGATCGGCTTCGGCAGGGAGCGGATCAGCTCCGTCACCACCTGCTCGCGCAGGCCCGGGATCTGCCAGTCGAAGCCCTCGTCGGTGACCTGGTTCAGGACCTGGAGGGGGATGTGGACCGTGACGCCGTCGGCGTCCGCGCCCGGCTCGAACTGGTACGTCACCCGGAACTTCAGCTCGCCCTGCCGCCAGGAGTCCGGGTAGTCCGCCTTGGTGACGGCCTCGGCGGACTCACGGATCAGCATCGAGCGCTCGAAGTCGAGGAGTTCGGGCTCCTCGCGCTTCTTCTGCTTCCACCAGGAGTCGAAGTGTGCTCCGGAGACGACATGCTCGGGCACGCGCTCGTCGTAGAAGTCGAAGAGCGTCTCGTCGTCGACGAGGATGTTGCGGCGCCGCGCCCGGTGCTCCAACTCCTCGACCTCGGTGAGGAGTTTGCGGTTGTCGGCGAAGAACTTGTGGTGCGTGCGCCAGTCGCCCTCGACCAGGGCGTTCCTGATGAACAGGTCGCGGGACGCCTCCGCGTCGATGCGGCCGTAGTTCACCTTGCGGTCGGTGACGATCGGGACGCCGTACAGCGTCACCTTCTCGTACGCCATCACCGCGGCCTGGTCCTTCTCCCAGTGCGGCTCGCTGTACGTGCGCTTGATCAGGTGCGCGGCGAGGGGCTCGACCCACTCCGGCTCGATCTTCGCGTTGACGCGGGCCCAGAGGCGCGAGGTCTCCACCAGCTCGGCGGACATGATGAAGCGCGGGGGCTTCTTGAAGAGCGCCGAGCCGGGGAAGATCGCGAACTTCGCGGACCGTGCGCCCAGGTAGTCGTTCTTCGCGCCGTCCTTCACGTCCTTCATGCCGATGTGGCTGAGCAGGCCGGCGAGGAGGGAGACGTGGACCTGCTGGTCCCCGGCATCGTCCTCGTTCAGGTGAATGCCCATCTGCTTGGCCACGGTGCGCAGTTGGGTGTAGATGTCCTGCCACTCGCGGATGCGCAGGAAGTTCAGGTACTCCTGCTTGCACATCCGGCGGAACGAGCTGGAGCCGCGTTCGCGCTGCTGCTCGCGGACGTACCGCCAGAGGTTCAGATACGCGAGGAAGTCGGACGTCTCGTCCTTGAAGCGGGCGTGCTGCTGGTCGGCCTGCGTCTGCTTCTCGGCGGGGCGCTCGCGCGGGTCCTGGATGGAGAGCGCGGCCGCGATCACCATGACCTCGCGTACGCAGCCGTTCTTGTCGGCCTCCACCACCATGCGGGCCAGGCGCGGGTCGACGGGAAGCTGGGCGAGCTTGCGGCCCATGTCCGTCAGGCGCTTGCGTACGTCCTTTTGAGTGGGGTCCAACGCGCCCAGTTCCTGGAGCAGTTGGACGCCGTCACGGATGTTGCGGTGGTCCGGCGGGTCGATGAACGGGAACTTCTCGATCTCGCCGAGGCCGGCCGCCGTCATCTGGAGGATGACGCTCGCCAGGTTCGTACGGAGGATCTCCGCGTCCGTGAACTCCGGGCGGGCGACGAAGTCGTCCTCGGAGTACAGGCGGATGC
Proteins encoded in this window:
- a CDS encoding DUF3073 domain-containing protein, giving the protein MGRGRAKAKQTKVARQLKYSSGGTDLSRLANELGASTSQQPPNGEPFEDDDEEDDPYSQYADLYNEDEDEDSDESGPSSQRRGA
- a CDS encoding Leu/Phe/Val dehydrogenase; the encoded protein is MGVTTVTEVTESVLHTLFRSDQGGHEQVVLCQDRASGLKAVIAIHSTALGPALGGTRFYPYASEEEAVADALNLARGMSYKNAMAGLDHGGGKAVIIGDPDILKSEELLLAYGRFVASLGGRYVTACDVGTYVADMDVVARECQWATGRSPENGGAGDSSVLTAYGVYQGMRASAQHLWGDPTLRGRKVGIAGVGKVGHHLVEHLVEEGAEVVITDVRAESVQRILDRHPGKVTSVVDTEALIRVEGLDIYAPCALGGALNDESVPVLTARVVCGAANNQLAHPGVEKDLADRGILYAPDYVVNAGGVIQVADELHGFDFDRCKAKASKIYDTTLAIFARAKMDGIPPAAAADRIAEHRMAEAAAARRA
- the bldC gene encoding developmental transcriptional regulator BldC, producing the protein MTARTPDAEPLLTPAEVATMFRVDPKTVTRWAKAGKLTSIRTLGGHRRYREAEVRALLAGIPQQRSEA
- a CDS encoding DUF6274 family protein, with amino-acid sequence MPDSARRHETRALLRAHLAAATEYRHLTRHCPICHQLLRLAMEPSTAAQSDQEAAEDESPADA
- the hrpA gene encoding ATP-dependent RNA helicase HrpA translates to MSTSYADLSKLLEESSLRDAHRLGRRLEGSRRIRKPEARQAVLDEIAAEAGKSAARIQERRAALPAITYPEQLPVSQKKDEIADAIRDHQVVIVAGETGSGKTTQIPKICMELGRGVRGMIGHTQPRRIAARTVAERVADEMNSPLGEAVGWKVRFTDQVGGNTFLKLMTDGILLAEIQTDRELRAYDTIIIDEAHERSLNIDFLLGYLAQLLPKRPDLKVVITSATIDPERFSRHFGDAPIVEVSGRTFPVEVRYRPLLEEDSEDSDRDQITAICDAVEELQGEGKGDILVFLSGEREIRDTADALEKKKYRFTEVLPLYARLSHAEQHRVFQAHTGRRIVLATNVAETSLTVPGIKYVIDPGTARISRYSHRTKVQRLPIEAISQASANQRKGRCGRTSDGICIRLYSEDDFVARPEFTDAEILRTNLASVILQMTAAGLGEIEKFPFIDPPDHRNIRDGVQLLQELGALDPTQKDVRKRLTDMGRKLAQLPVDPRLARMVVEADKNGCVREVMVIAAALSIQDPRERPAEKQTQADQQHARFKDETSDFLAYLNLWRYVREQQRERGSSSFRRMCKQEYLNFLRIREWQDIYTQLRTVAKQMGIHLNEDDAGDQQVHVSLLAGLLSHIGMKDVKDGAKNDYLGARSAKFAIFPGSALFKKPPRFIMSAELVETSRLWARVNAKIEPEWVEPLAAHLIKRTYSEPHWEKDQAAVMAYEKVTLYGVPIVTDRKVNYGRIDAEASRDLFIRNALVEGDWRTHHKFFADNRKLLTEVEELEHRARRRNILVDDETLFDFYDERVPEHVVSGAHFDSWWKQKKREEPELLDFERSMLIRESAEAVTKADYPDSWRQGELKFRVTYQFEPGADADGVTVHIPLQVLNQVTDEGFDWQIPGLREQVVTELIRSLPKPIRRHYVPAPNYAKAFLDRAVPLQEPLPLTLARELKGMVGVPVSADDFDLTRVPDHLKITFRIVDERRKKLAEAKDLESLRLQLRPKARQAISKAAAATAERSGGEAIERKGLTDWTLGTLKRVFETRRAGQPVKAYPALVDDGTSVSVRLFDTEAEQQQAMWRGTRRLILLNIPVNPAKFASDKLSNAAKLTLSANPHGSIQALVDDCATAATDKLIADHGGPAWDEESYRKLYEKVRADLVDTTVRTVGQTQQVLAAWQSAERRLKSTKSPALLPNLTDVRSQLDALVKPGFVTETGLRRLPDLMRYLVAADRRLQQMPTSVQRDTSRMEKVHEMQDEYAWLLEQLPQGRPVPQAALDIRWMIEELRVSYFAHALGTAHPVSDKRIVKAIDALAP